Part of the Candidatus Chlorohelix allophototropha genome, AGTATTTCATCCCGAGGTGTCCCATAGCAATACCATCGTCAACAGCAATAGTATTAAACTCAAAAGGGACACCACCGGCAGCACGAATAGCATCTTTGACAACTTTGCCAAATTCTTGCAAGTGGACATGTCCGGGAACGATATCGATATATGAATTACAAACGGCAATAAATGGCTTATTGAAATCGTTCTCGCCTACCACTCCGGTTGCCCGTAACAGTCCCCGGTGTGGGGCGCGTTCAAAGCCAATTTTGATTAAATCTGAGCGCATTGTACCTTCCTTTGTTTTAACTTTGTCCGACTCTTCATTTATACCTGCTTCAACAAGAACTCAACTCGTTTTCGATCTAACGGAATAGCTTGGGATTAGATTTTCAGAGGTAGCTATGCCTAGTCTAATTTCCCCGACACTTGGCTTGTATAGCACTGCTTTTTTCTCAACTGCCACCCATCCGGTAAAACTAAGCCCTTCGCATTCATCCATTTAGCGATAGTTGGTGGCTCGGCTGACGTTAAGCTCGACAATTTGAGCGGTTTGTTGCCAAAAGACACCAGCCTGCCTTGCCGTTACTAACTTTAATTTACTTTATATCTTTTTAGGTTTGTTCTCAACTTATAGCGTTTTTTTCCATACTCAAATTATTGGCACTTTTACTTTGACAGTTCTTTTTTAGAGGGCTTCATTGCGCTTTATTGTAGCAGCATAACCTTTCTCAGTCCACACCGCTTGCCTTAATTCTGGGCAACTATTTATGTATTTAGGTTTATCGTAAAATTCTGTTTGGGGCTACGTTATTTGCGATTTTACGTTACTAACTGCCAACTCATGAGAAATTTCACATAAATTTTCAATTGAAACCTAATTTGTGTTTTGTATTCTGGTATTACCGGAAGATAATCCGGATACCGAAAATAAAGATTTTAGAAAAGGCGTAGAAAATAATGAAGTCAATAGAAAACAAACCCTTGGTAGAAATTGTAATACCGGTATACAACGAAGAAGCAGCATTGGAAAAAAGCGTAAAACAATTGCATCAATTCTTGAAACAAGATTTTCCTTATAGTTGGCAAATAACAATAGCCGACAATGCTAGTAAAGATCGTACTTGGGAAATTGCCCGACAACTGACCGTTGCCATGCCGGAAGTAAAAGCAATACATCTTGATCAGAAAGGGCGTGGGCGGGCTTTGCGACAAGCGTGGAATAACAGCGAGGCTGAAGTAGTAGCCTATATGGATGTGGATCTCTCTACCGGGCTGGAAGCTTTCTTGCCGCTGGTTACGCCACTGGTAGAAGGGCGAAATTCAATCGCAATCGGTTCGCGACTGGCGCGAGGGGCTAAGGTAACGCGCCAATGGAAAAGAGAGCTTATCTCCCGCTGCTACAATCTGATGATAAAAACGGTGTTCCTGAATCATTTCAGCGATGCCCAATGCGGTTTTAAAGCAATTACTACTAAAACAGCCCGTCAACTTTTGCCTTTGGTTGAGAATAATGAATGGTTCTTTGATACAGAGACGCTGTTATTGGCGGAACATAACGGAATGGTAATACATGAAGTAGCCGTTACTTGGGTGGAAGACCTTGATAGTCGGGTACATATAACCAAAACTGTCAAGGAAGATTTAAAGGGTTTATGGCGTATGCGCAAATCCTTCTGGAGTGGCAAAGGGCATCTCGCTGAGGCAAAGGAAATCAATCCGAAAATAACCGATTCGCTAAATCGGGCGGCTTAGGGCTAGGGAGAGTGAAATCATGTTGGGTACGCGGAATAGAAACTTGATAGTCATACCAAGATGGCAAAATGAGGCGGGGCGTTTCTTACGGTTTCTGGCAGTTGGCTTAAGCGGAACTCTACTAGATTTTGCCATTCTGAGCGTACTAAAAACTTGGTTTGGCTGGTTTACTCTAGTAGCCAATTTGGTTTCTTACTCCTGTGGAATCCTTAATAACTATCTCCTTTCTCGCTATTGGGTCTATCCAGAGGCGAGAAAGGAAGGCAGTTTACAACAGGGAGTTAGGTTTATTCTAATCAGTCTGGTCGGGCTATTACTCAATAATCTGTTGGTATTCGCTTTAGAAGCGCCTGCCGGGTGGTTACTGGCTAATTCACATTACGGTTATATACCGGCAAAAATAATTGCAACCGGAGTGGTATTGTTATGGAACTTTTTCGCCAATCGCTTTTGGACTTTCAGCAAAGTTCCCAACTCTTGATGTTCCTCTGAAAAATAGGGTAGTAGTTAGTTTAGGCTTTTAGGTAGGCTTAAACTAACTAAGTTCTTGACCAAGCCTCAGCGGTTTTTCATCAATTCTTTTTTCCTCTCAATTTCCTTTCTTGCCTCAACCTTGACAATGTAAATCCTTTTTGAGCGCACGCTATGCTAAAATGAGAGTGATGGAATGGTGGATATTAAGCAAAGCTTTAAATGACATCTCGCGCCGCAAAATCCGCTCGGCTCTAACGATATTAGGTATATTCGTGGGAGTGGCGGGTATTGTGGCAATAGTGGCAACTGCTACAAACCTGACCGAGGCGCAACGCTATAACGTAGCAAATAGCAGTCAGGCAGATTTGCGCTGGATTGTCTCGAATAACCCACCCACTTTAAAACCTCTTCTTGAACAACTTCCCAATGTAGCGGCAGTGGAACGGCGGGGCGTATATTCCACCAAATTTCGCGGTGATGAACAATGGCGGGATATAGATTTTTATGCCTACGAAGATTATTCCAATATTCAGGTAAACCAAATTGATTTTGTAGAAGGTCGTCCGCCGGGCAGTGGTGAAATTGCCTTTGAAATCAGCACTCGTAGTCTTTTGCCTGCGCTTAAAATTGGCGATTTTATTATTTATCGGGGCGGTTCGGATAATCGTGAACACCAGTTGATGGTTAGTGGCTTCGCCCGTTCGCCTGCCTACCCCAACGCCAGTTTGCTCCAAACTGCCAGTGCCTTTGTTAACCAATCCGAAATGCAGCGTATGCTCGGCACAAAGGGATTTAACGAGATTCTAGTGCGCCTGAACGATTTTGCGGGCAAGGATGAAACGAGAAGACAAATAGAAGATAGTTTTAAAAAGCGGAATCTCCAGTTTGGCAGTTTTGTCGCCCGCGACCCTGAGACTTATCTGGGCAAGAATGAATTGGATATTCTTCTAACCTTATTGCTGGTTTTTTCTGTACTCGGACTGGTAATTAGCGGCTTTTTGGTGGCGAATACCCTCTCGGCGATTGTGACCGAGCAGATGGGTGAAATCGGTGCGTTAAAGGCTATAGGCGCTAGTTCGAGGCAGATTTTACAGCTATATCTGATAGAAGGGTTACTTTATGGGCTAGCAGGTACAATTTTAGGGGTTTTAGCCGGATTTGCTGGCGGGAAAATCTTGTTGGAGTTTTTGGGCAACATGCTCAATTTTCAGGTAGAAGGCTTCTTATTCCAATGGAATGCTTTAGTGCTAGGATTTGTAGTCGGCATCTTGGTTTCGGTTGTGGCAACGCTGCTTCCGGCTTGGCGCGGTACTACAATTCCCGTGCGAGAAGCTTTGGATAGCTATGGTATCAGCAATAGCTTTGGCAAAAGTTGGGTCGATCGTTTGCTGACTCGTCTGCGAATATTTCCGCCGCTGGTAGCGATGGCGCTACGCAACCTGACTCGCCGGAAAGCTCGAAATCTGGTAACTTTCGGCGTTATTAGCCTTAGCTGTGCCGCTTTTCTGGCTTCCCAGAGTACCAGCGCTTCAGTTGATAAAACCGCCGAAAGTTTCTACCGACTATATCTAACCGATGCTTGGGTTTCCTTTGATACAGGACGGCTTGGCAACCAGTTTGCTGCTTCATTGAGAACAGTTGAGGGTGTAGAATTGGCAGAACCCTGGTCAAAATCCAGAGGCATTATCAGCGCCAGTAGCACCGATGTTTTCGGAGTATTGCCCGATACTCAGATTTATCGAAAAAGCATCCTGTCAGGACGCTGGTTTAATAACGGCGAAAATGGGGTAGTAGCTATCTCAAATGTGCTGGCTGCTGCCAAAAATATAAAACTCAACGACATTATTCAGCTTGAGATCAACCGTAAATTGTATCGCTATAACGTTATCGGGATTCTGGATGACAGCACTCGCTACCTCACCAGTAATGCACTTGGAAAGGTATTTATGCCTTTGGATGAAGCAGAGAGAGTGATGGGGCATCAGGCTCAGGCAGATTATTTCACCATAACTACTACCCAGAAAGACCCGGCTTTTGTCGATCAAACTCTGAGAACTATTGAGCAACGTTTCCGCACACTTCAGCCCACCACTATAACCGCTTATAGCGATCGCCAGATTATCGAGCAAATCAGCCAATCGCTAAAATTATTGTTGTATGCGATGGTGGTATTAATCGCTTTGGTAGGGACATTGGGGGTGGTAAATACTATTACCCTGAATGTGCTAGAGCGAAGGCGAGAAATTGGCGTTTTGCGTAGCTTGGGCGCGTCAGACCGAAGCATGGTGCAACTATTTCTTACCGAGGGGTTATTCTTGGGGGTTCTTGGCTTTTTTGCAGGGGCGCTTCTTGGCTATCCGCTGGCACGTCTTATTGTGAACCTTATTTCGCAAGCGACTTTTCCGATTGAGTTTTTGTTTGATTGGCAAATAGTGCTGTTCACCTTTATATTTGCCTTGGTACTTTCTGGTTCTGCCAGCCTGATTCCTGCGCTTGGAGCAGCGCGAGTTAAAACGGGCGTTATTCTTAGATACGGTTAAAACCCTATCTTCAACTCAGAATAACTCAAGTAATCCAACACAAGCCGTTTTTGAACACAAGTAGATAGCTTTACATAAATCGGGTATTACTAAATGAACTTACTTGAAAAAACAGAAATACAACAACTGTTAGTTGGGCATTCTCCGCAGAATCGCAAAAGGCGAGAGGATGCTTTGCTCATTATGAGTGCGGCTTTGGCTGCGGTGGATCCAGCGCGAGCGGTTTTGAACAAGCTGGCTTATAACCCGGATTCGGCTGTTCTAACCATCGAAGGGTTTGCCTATGACCTCAACTACTATAAAAGAGTATTTGTGATTGGCGCTGGTAAAGCTGCTGCGCCTATGGCAGGGGCAGTAGCGCATATTCTAGGAGAGCGAGTTACAGCCGGGGCAATCAATGTAAAGTATGCTCATTTGGGGGGTGCGCCCGAAAATAGCAATATTGTGATTACCGAAGCGGGACATCCGATTCTCGATATGAATGGGGTGGTTGGCACAAGACGAATCGCGGAGCTTTTGAAAGATACTACTCCCGAAGATTTGGTTATTGCGGTGATGAGCGGCGGCGGTTCTGCCTTGTTAGAGCTACCCGTTGAGGGCGTGACGCTGGAGGATATGCAAGCTCTTACCGCGCAACTGCTAAAGGCTGGCGCGACAATCAACCAACTAAATACAATTCGCAAGCATCTTTCACAGGTGAAGGGCGGCAATCTGGCGCGGATGGCTTACCCTGCCACGTTGGTAAGCCTGATTTTGTCCGATGTAGTGGGAAGCCCGTTAGATGTAATCGCCAGTGGGGCTACTGTGCCGGACACTTCCACTTTTGCTCAGGCTTGGCTTGCGCTAGAGCAATTTGGCTTGACGACACCGGACAAAGTTCCCGCGCAAATCTTAAAGCATTTACAGTTAGGGGTTAATGGCGAGATTCCCGAAACGCCAAAGCCCGCCGACCCACTTTTCGCGAACACCCGAAATATCATAGTAGGGGATAATCGGGTAGCAGCGTTGGCAGCCGCCCAAAGAGCCGACGAACTCGGCTACAACACGCTGCTCCTTTCTACCTTTGTGGAGGGGGAAGCGCGAGAAGTAGCGCGAGTGTTGGCAGGCATTGCTAAAGAAATTGCCACTTATGATTCGCCTATCCCAAAACCTGCTTGCCTGTTGGCAGGCGGCGAAACAACCGTTACAATAAAAGGGGATGGTAAAGGCGGACGTAATCAGGAATTGGCATTAGCCGCCGCGCTGGCTTTGAATGGTTTGGAGAACGTATTATGTTTGCCGCTTGCCACCGATGGCTCTGACGGACCTACTGATGCTGCCGGTGCATTGGTTGATGGAAATAGTGTTAGCAAGGCACATGCTATCGGACTCGATGCTCTTACCTATCTTACACATAATGACTCATATCATTTTTTCCAACGAAGCACAGAACTACTCAAAACTGGTCCCACCAATACCAATGTAAATGATTTAACCCTGTTTCTGGTCTGGTGATTCGTCCTTCCTTGTACTTATGAGGTCACTTAGAGATGGGTAAAGTTATTCAGGCAGTAGTTTTGATGAAGCAGGGAGGGAAAAATGGGTAATACTCATATCAGATTAAACCGTGCTACTCGTGAGTGGGTGATTTATGCACCCAGCCGCCGCATACGTCCGCAAGAATTTCGGAACGGACATGAGCCTATCATAATTGAACCACCCTATGCGGCTGATTGTTCCTTCTGCAAATTTGATGATGCCAAGGATGAAGTTATCTTATTTGAAATAAAAAACGCTGACGGCGATAGTTGGCTCACACGGGTTGTACAAAATAAGTATCCGGCGCTATCGCCCGACCAGAAACCCACCCGCTCTTTATCGGGCATATATCTGGAACTACCCGGCTATGGTCATCACGAAGTAGTAATTGAAAGCCCTGAACATAATCTTAACCCGGCTATGATGTCTCTTGAAAGGGTTAACGCTATTGTAGAAACCTATCGGCAACGTTACCTAGAATTGATGAAGATCAGGGACAATCTCTTTATAATAATTTTTCGCAATCATGGGAAAACAGCCGGAGCTTCGATGCAACACCCTCATTCTCAAATAATCGCTACTCCCATAGTGCCTCGCCATTATCGCTGGCGCGAGGATGAGGCGCAACGCTATTTTGATGAGTGGGGTAGATGTGCTTATTGCGACACGATGGAGTTTGAGGTAGAAGACCGTAAGCGTGTAGTAGGTGAAAATGAGCATTTTCTGGCATTTGTGCCTTTTGCGGCGGAAGTTCCCTTTGAAATTTGGATAATGCCGAAAGAGCATCGTTCCGATTTTGGCACAATTTCACCGAAAGAGGTTACTGCTTTTGCTGCCTTACTTCATGAAGTGCTGGCGAAGCTCTATACTAAGCTAAACAATCCGAATTATAATTACGCCATAATGTCAGCCGCTCGTTACAAAAGCGGTGAACCTCAATTGCACTGGTATTGCCAGATAAGCCCGCGCCTTACCATTCCGGCGGGCTTTGAAATGGGTTCGGGCATCAGCATTAACCCTTCACTACCGGAAGCAGATGCGAATTTCTTGAACGATTTAGGGGAAGCGTAAGACATAACTAGGGTTTTCAGGTGTAAGGATTGGAACAAGGGGCTTAAGCCCCTTGTCTTTATGCGAGGCTTTAGCCGATAGCGTTGAACTTACCCGCTTCTGGTCGGTAGCGTTTAAAGCTTATGGGAAGTTGCAGACCCGCCATTTTCAGAGCTTGCAAGCGATTTAGATAGGCTGCGCCGGTGAGCAGGTGCATACCAACGTCAACAGCCTTGCGGTTTTGCGGTTGTTCCAGATAGGTGCCGCGTACCCAATCGTTGAATGCGCCCATTGCAGGTCCACACCAGATTTGGTAATCCATCTCACGCCCCTTTTCGCCGGTGTTAGACCAGCGCGAGGATAATCCCAGATACCAGCGGAAGATAAGACCCATTTTCCGTTTGGGGTTCTCTTGCGCTTTGGCAAGTTGTTCAGGGTCACGTTCTTGGAAGAATTTAACGGTTTCCTCCCAAACTTCATTTGCGCTCTTGCGGAAATATTGTTTTTCTACCACCGAAAGTTCGGCAGCGGGAATCTGCTCGATTGAGTCATAGGCGCGGTACAAATCATAGAGTTTTTGGGAACGCAACGGGAAAAGCGTGCCGCGTTTGAGCAACTGCACCTTTACGCCCATTTCAAACATATCGGCGGAAGGAGCCATCATTACATCCGGCATTTCAGCTTGCGCCAACAGCTTTTTGGTATGTTCAGATGTTCCGGCTTCCACACACGCGCTGTTTGCCGAGCCTGTTACCACATAATCTGCGCCCATCATGAAGGCTGCCAACGTTGCGGCGGGCGTTCCGATACCACCGGCTGCACCTACGCCCACCGGGCGCGCATAACCGTATTTATCCTGAATCTCATCGCGCAAATCCATCAAGGAGGGCAGTAAGCAAACCAGTGGTCTATTATCGGTGTGACCACCCGAATCCGCTTCTACCGTGATATAGTCAGCCCCCGGCACTTTTGCAGCCAGTGCTGCTTGCTCGGTAGTAAGCTGTCCTGCCTCAACCAAATCGCGCAAAATCCTTTCAGGTGCAGGCTGCATAAACTTGGCGGCAACCTCACGGCGCGAAAGCTTGGCGATTACTCGGTTTTTGATTTGAATGTTTCCGGCTGCATCTTGGCTTAACCCGGCTGCCCGGTAGCGTACAATATGCGGAGTTAAATCAAGGAAAGCGGAGGCTTCTACAATACCGACTCCATATTGGAGATATAATTCAACCGCCCGGCGTTCAATTGATTCCTCGCTTGGGCTGTGAATTAGGTTGAAGGCGTAGGGTTCGGTGGGTAATTCAGCCTGAATACGCTTTATGGCAGCTTCAATCCGCGCAGGACTTAGCCCTGCCGCCCCAAATGAGCCAAGCATTCCGGCTTTGCCAAGCGCAATAACAAGCTCTTCCGAAGAAATCCCTTGTGCCATCGAGCCGCCCACATAAGCATAGGTTAGCCCGAATAGTTCGTTAAATTCGGGATTGCCCCAACTACGCGCAGGTTGTGGCGGTACTGCTACCAGCAACTCAATTCCGTTGCTGCCGTCTGTAGTCAATTCTCCCTCATTGCTAAAACCGATGCGATTATCCACCCGCACCGCAAAGCATGGGCGTTCCAACTGCAAGAGACAAGCCCGGATGCCTTCTTCATCAAATACAATCGAACTTACAGGTCCTGTCCAGAACTTGTTAATTTCAACTGAACTTGACATAAAACTGAGGCTATTATCTGCCTTCAACATTCCTCTTCTCCTTAAATCACGCCTCAATAATATTGAGCGCTAGCTGCTTTATCTCGTATATACGCAGTTTATCTTTCCAAAGGCTGGCATCAGCGGTAATAGTAACTTGACCCTGATTTTCTACAATCCCGGTGATGTGAACTTCAAGTCTCAAAAGCTCGTTTTGAGGTCCAAGTTGCCCTCTATATTTCCACGTAGTATTGCTACCGGGGACGAGCGTAAAGCGTGGGGCGCGGAAACCAGCCCCCAGATTTTGTTGCAGGGCGTAGGCTTGCATTGCTTCGAGAATAGCTTCAACCCCTAAAGAACCGGGCATAACCGGGTCTTGGTAGAAATGGCAGGTATAAAACCAATCCGCCGGGTTGATCTTGCGATTGGCGAAAATATAACCTTTGCCATGTTTGCCGCCATTCGACACAATTTTAATTTCGTCCAGAAAGTCCAGTTGTCCACCGGAGAGCCTGAAGTTGGGCTTGCTGGCGTTGCCGATGAACCATTCTGGCTGTGTTCGCAAATCCAACACGGTGGCGGGTTGTTGGTTGAGCCACGGGAACACTTCTTTGCCACCGTCCAACCCCACCTGATTCGCCATTACCTCGCGGCTGAAGAAGCCAAAAGCCGATTCGCCCCGATAATAGGTTTGCCCGTCGCAGCTTGACTCAAAGCGGAAACGCTGAATAATAGTGCCATCAAAGGCGGAGGTTGCCAAAAGAGTGGCGTGAGTGGTAACGGTTTTACCGCGCACATCCAGATTTTGAACCAATTCCGCCGTACCGTCCAGATTGCGGAAGTAGAGGTCGGTATCTGGGAACATTAACGCGCTGCCCTTGTAGGCAGACAAGAACCCGCAAGGCTGCAAGGCAATTTCCATCACCACGCAATAAGGTATATAGGGCGCGGCGTTCTGTTGGTAGAACCACGGCGCATCCGGCACATCGTATTCCACCGTGATGGAAGAAGGGTTGTCAAAATCCTTCTTTTCACCCGTTATTTCGGTAACGCGGCTCATGAATTTCAAATCGCCGTTGGGGATGCGCGATAATCGCCGACCTTCGTAAATATTATATTCCGCCCCAAAGCATTTTGCGGCTGAACCGGTGGCAAATTCTTCGATTTTGGTTTCATCGAATAAGGCAGGGCGCGTGATAGTGGCTACTGAAGCGCGGGGCTTCTCGACTACCGCGCTCAAAGTTCCGGCGTTGCGGGCATCCTGCAAAAGCTTGAGTTGCAGGCTAATCAATCCCCCAAGCTGTTCAAGCCCTTCTCGTCTTGAATTGAGCAAGGCACGCTGAGTTTCAGCAATGCTGGTATTATTTCTCGAAAGTCGGTCAAGCTGCTGATGCAAGTTATTCGTTTCCTGTTTTTGTTCGTAAAGGGGCGACAAATCTAAATCCACCAGATGGCTTACCAATTGTGCCAGTAATTTTAGTAGCGAGGTATGGTCGCTAGTACCTTTCTGGCTGATATTCAAACGGGCATGCTCTTTTTTGCCCAGAATCTTACCAATCCAGCGAGAACAGGTGCTACCGGGACCTAGTTCTACAAAAAGACGCGCCCCATCCTCATATACGCGCGAGACAAGACGCGGGAAATCTAGAGGATTGCAGACCATTCGCGCCACGCTTTGGGCAATCTCCGCGCTGTCCAATTTGACAGGCGCGTAATTGGCGGCGCTATAGAAAGTTACGCCCTCAACTTGCCGGGTCGGGTGCGAGTGCAGTTGCAACAATTCATTATACTCACTGGCTGTGGGTTCGCAATGTAGCACAAAACTGGAAGGACTTTTCAGGTTGTGCGCTTTTATCTTTGCAATAACTCGGCGGCAAGCTTCGCTATCTCCGGCAATCAACCCCTCTTCGGGTGTGTTGATATGGGTCAGATAAACCCGATTTTCGCCTTCTAAGCCGGCGCTAATCTTTTCCAGCGGTGTGAGCAGGTAATAATTGCTCCAGAAGGTATCATCTGTTCTGTCGCCCTTGATTTGCCATTGCTCGCGGATTGCGTCTTTAGGGCCTGTCAGGCGGGTTTGGAACAAAGGTGATTGGTGGAAAGCATCAAGTCCTTTATCGCCGCCAGTCCACACTCCCAACGCCCAGAACATGCTGGTTTCGCCCATGCTGTAGCCAAAAGCGGTTTGGGGGCGCACCTTGAAATAGTCGCGCATAATCATGGTGAACAGAATAGCGAAACTTGCGCCAGATTCAATCAGCGTTTGCGAATCGGCTTCAAGCTCTTTTTCCAGCGTCTCGATTTGAGCTTTGCCAAGCGTTTCGAGGCTGCGGGGATAGAGCTTCTTTTCGCCCAATGCCAGCCCCGGATTTGAGGTTAATGCCCCAAAGCTATCCTGTAAGCCCGGAAACAGGTGAAACAGGTTTTGCCCCAAACCATGAAATGAGTTAAATGCGCCGGGATATACAAAAGCAACCTTGCCCTTTTTGCCCAACGGGTTTGGCGTGCAATAGCTGCCGCGCGTGGTTTTCCATTCCTTGCCTTTAGCGAAGGATTTTTCCAGATTCTCTAGCGCGTTATCAAGGTCTGTTGTTAGCTCTTCGCGGTTCTGCCCCACCAATACCAGCGCGTAAGCGGCATTAGAATTTTGCCGATACTTCTGGAAGCATTGGCGCGCCAGATTTGCGAGGTTTGCGCTTGATGCCAGCAACGATTTAAGGGCTTGAAGTTGCCCCAATAAAGCCGACACATTCTCCCCCGCGAACGGGCAAAAATAGAGAGGAAGGCGGGTTAGATAGCGGTTTTGTGGAGCAGGGCGGTTAGCATCCGCCGAAAGTAGCACGAGATAGCTTTCCTGACCTTGTGTGCCGCTCAAAGCTGCTACGCGCCGCTTTACGCCACTTTCCAAAAACCATGGGCGCGATTCTTCCGCTCGATAGAAAGCTGGATTTGTCCAAGAATCGGTATCAGACGGGAAAGAAGGGTTGGCAGGAATATAGCGATGGTGAAGGCTTAAAGTAACTTTGATGAGTCCGAGCAGTTGTGCCAGCAATGAGGACGCACCGGGTAAGCTACCCAGTCCACAAGTGAACGCTCGTTCGGTTACGCCGAACGCTGCGTTCAATGCCACATTTGAACTTGCTTCGCTTCCGGCAGCTACTTCCAGATACTCGATTTGATTGGTCTGTATTCCAGCTGAATTACAAGCATCCCGGCAGGCTTGTGTGGTATTACCGGAATTCCCCCACCCTTCGATTTTGGCGTATTCCCGCGCATTGCTTTGCTCAATAACCAACGCGGCAGCGGCTTCCTTGCTGCTTGCTACCAGCACAACGGCTTGCGCCGCTCCGGTTTGAAGCAATTGGGAGGCTGTCTCAAGCGCTATTGAGAGGGTAGCAACATTGGAAATTGCCACGCTTGTAAAACCGGGAAGCGTTAGGGCTGTGTTACTC contains:
- a CDS encoding PfaB family protein, giving the protein MQPTNLGITGLAASLPDFKELDDFDRAIFDGLCPTISPDSLNPPLAGQVVKQALTQSGIALSSKISILFLTASNTALTLPGFTSVAISNVATLSIALETASQLLQTGAAQAVVLVASSKEAAAALVIEQSNAREYAKIEGWGNSGNTTQACRDACNSAGIQTNQIEYLEVAAGSEASSNVALNAAFGVTERAFTCGLGSLPGASSLLAQLLGLIKVTLSLHHRYIPANPSFPSDTDSWTNPAFYRAEESRPWFLESGVKRRVAALSGTQGQESYLVLLSADANRPAPQNRYLTRLPLYFCPFAGENVSALLGQLQALKSLLASSANLANLARQCFQKYRQNSNAAYALVLVGQNREELTTDLDNALENLEKSFAKGKEWKTTRGSYCTPNPLGKKGKVAFVYPGAFNSFHGLGQNLFHLFPGLQDSFGALTSNPGLALGEKKLYPRSLETLGKAQIETLEKELEADSQTLIESGASFAILFTMIMRDYFKVRPQTAFGYSMGETSMFWALGVWTGGDKGLDAFHQSPLFQTRLTGPKDAIREQWQIKGDRTDDTFWSNYYLLTPLEKISAGLEGENRVYLTHINTPEEGLIAGDSEACRRVIAKIKAHNLKSPSSFVLHCEPTASEYNELLQLHSHPTRQVEGVTFYSAANYAPVKLDSAEIAQSVARMVCNPLDFPRLVSRVYEDGARLFVELGPGSTCSRWIGKILGKKEHARLNISQKGTSDHTSLLKLLAQLVSHLVDLDLSPLYEQKQETNNLHQQLDRLSRNNTSIAETQRALLNSRREGLEQLGGLISLQLKLLQDARNAGTLSAVVEKPRASVATITRPALFDETKIEEFATGSAAKCFGAEYNIYEGRRLSRIPNGDLKFMSRVTEITGEKKDFDNPSSITVEYDVPDAPWFYQQNAAPYIPYCVVMEIALQPCGFLSAYKGSALMFPDTDLYFRNLDGTAELVQNLDVRGKTVTTHATLLATSAFDGTIIQRFRFESSCDGQTYYRGESAFGFFSREVMANQVGLDGGKEVFPWLNQQPATVLDLRTQPEWFIGNASKPNFRLSGGQLDFLDEIKIVSNGGKHGKGYIFANRKINPADWFYTCHFYQDPVMPGSLGVEAILEAMQAYALQQNLGAGFRAPRFTLVPGSNTTWKYRGQLGPQNELLRLEVHITGIVENQGQVTITADASLWKDKLRIYEIKQLALNIIEA